The DNA region TATAAAAGTGTTGATTCAATTGATGGCGCCCTGGATTTCTTTACCATTGAATCGGCCGGCGGCCGTTTATATTCTGCAGGAGTTACCAATTCACCAAAAAAAAGCCTGAGGAAGCAATTCCTTTCCGAAGAGAATCCGCAGTTCTTTTCACTAAGTGATTCAATAAGTTATGCCTATTCATTGAGTTGGATGCAGGATAGCTCCATAGTTATCGCTGGTTCAATGCAGAATTACGATCAATGGTATGATATCAGGGTTGAGGTTCAAATTGTTGATACCATGGGAAACATTCTACATAGCCGGCGGTTGTTGGATGATTACACCGGACCCTACTATTTTGTTTCAACCACCCACGATAACAAAATCCTGGCCACCGGCAGCGCCGAGGAAAACCCTTACGGCCCCATGCTCAACACGATGCTTTTCAAGCTTACCTCCACCCTTGAAGATGATGTGTATGACCCCACCCCACATGTGTACGATTATGCCTGCCCGGGTGGCGTGGCACCGCACGATACCATTGGCATGGAAGAATGCGATATAGTGGTAAGCGCTGAGCACCTGGCCACCCTGCCCGATGTGGCGGTGATGGAGGTGTATCCCAACCCGGTAAAAGACCGGTTTTATATAAGATTGCCGGAGTTTATTGCCCTGCGCAACAGCAACAAAGGTTTGAGCACAGCTTTGTACCAAAGCAACTACCAGCAACAAAGTATGTTACAGGTTTTTGATTTGAGTGGAAGGTTTATCACAGAGCAAAAACTTACACAAGGGCAGCAGCTCGCTGAATTCGATGTGTCAAACTGGGCTCCAGGGATGTATCTGCTCAGGCTGGTTTATAAAGATAAGACGGTGGGGAGCGCGAAGGTGGTGAAGTGAAGTCGGAAGTCGGAGGTCAGAGGTCAGCAATCGATAACCACAAACCAGCAATCCGAAAACAGAAAATCCTGCAAATCCTGTCTAAAAAAATGCAATAAATAAGAACCGGAAATCAATTGAAATCAGTTTTTGAGAGCGGGAAGGTGGTGAAGTGAGGTCAGAGGTCAGAGGTAAGAGGTAAGAGGTCAGCAATCGATAACCACAAACCAGCAATCCGAAAACAGAAAATCCTGTAAATCCTGTCTAAAAAAATGCAATAAATAAGAACCGGAAATCAATTGAAATCAGTTATTGGGGAATGCGAAGGTGGTGAAATGATTTTGAATGACGAATTCCGAATGACTAATTAAAAAAATCACCAATAAATCCTGTTAATCCTGTCGAAGAAAATGATAATAAATAAAAGCCAAATTTCAGTTGAATCCCTGTTTCTACTTGCCAATGAAAATAATCCCGCCGGCATCTCAGCCCGTAATCTTCTTACGGCTTATCGTTTGATGAATTATGAAGCGGTTATTCCAATTCCTGACACCACCCTGAAGTCATCAATAGCTTCATTTGATATTCCATGGAAGGCAAATGAAGACAAAGCAGGTATCCATGTTTTTCCTAATCCTGCAAATGACTATACCATTGTAAGTTACAATATGGAAGGGGTCAGTATTCTGGAATTGTTAAGCCAGGATGGACGAGTGATCAAGTCTGTTAACTTGAAACCTGGCATCAACCAGCACCTTTTCCGCACTGAAGGGTTGCCATCAGGAGTCTATACTTTAAACCTAAAGGGTGGCAATAAATATTTAACCACCAAACTGATAATCAGGTAATTTGCTCAAACCGTCAATGCTGCGGGCAGCTTTGTGCCTGCAGCATTGATTTAAAATTGACCATAATGAAAATCAAGATATTCCTATTATTTTCTTTTTTTCTTTTATTTCCGGTTTTGGTTATTTCCCAAACCTGGCCTAGAATATACATCAATCCCGGGATACATTCAACTGGCAAGGTAGCTTTTGAGTCTTACGACAATGGTATTATTCTTCTTTCTGAGAATTTTAGCCAGATTAAGGAATCTGGATGGCTGATAAAGACAGATATTAATGGAAATCTATTATGGGAAAGGATAATAGGAAAGCCAAATAAATACCTCTCATTAGTTGATAACATGTCTTTAACAAGTGATTCTGGAGTAATAATTTCTATGTCATCTCAGTTTGCAGAGGAAAATCAATTTGGAATTATTGACGATCCTGTTTTCATTAAACTTGATGCATGTGGACATGTAGATTGGTGTACTATAATTAATCTGATGGGTATAGATAATTCCGGAATAGATGCAGTTCAGACCAACGATGGATTTATAGGTCTTTACACAAATTGGAATGTACCCACCAACT from Lentimicrobiaceae bacterium includes:
- a CDS encoding T9SS type A sorting domain-containing protein, yielding MKKQILFFIIIFSSVYYVSAQTWPKVYINPYGNSSPFCSFETYDEGIVVLSKHKRDGGVVIAGWLFKTDINGEIIWERTLGSLTDYLSWFNMMQVTRDSGLVIALSTRYADLYPFGIFADAAFMKLNACGQLDWCNIINEPGIDNFGQDVAETYDGYVGLYNNYHPGGPPPHSNENPTSLIKFDFNGQIQWRLNYDDKLLDVEDWWDILVLKDSTYLVTGYCKYYDSIQSEHYTKPIKVNIDQDGNIINYNILYKSVDSIDGALDFFTIESAGGRLYSAGVTNSPKKSLRKQFLSEENPQFFSLSDSISYAYSLSWMQDSSIVIAGSMQNYDQWYDIRVEVQIVDTMGNILHSRRLLDDYTGPYYFVSTTHDNKILATGSAEENPYGPMLNTMLFKLTSTLEDDVYDPTPHVYDYACPGGVAPHDTIGMEECDIVVSAEHLATLPDVAVMEVYPNPVKDRFYIRLPEFIALRNSNKGLSTALYQSNYQQQSMLQVFDLSGRFITEQKLTQGQQLAEFDVSNWAPGMYLLRLVYKDKTVGSAKVVK
- a CDS encoding T9SS type A sorting domain-containing protein, producing MIINKSQISVESLFLLANENNPAGISARNLLTAYRLMNYEAVIPIPDTTLKSSIASFDIPWKANEDKAGIHVFPNPANDYTIVSYNMEGVSILELLSQDGRVIKSVNLKPGINQHLFRTEGLPSGVYTLNLKGGNKYLTTKLIIR